A stretch of Raphanus sativus cultivar WK10039 unplaced genomic scaffold, ASM80110v3 Scaffold2926, whole genome shotgun sequence DNA encodes these proteins:
- the LOC130506137 gene encoding translocator protein homolog: MDSQDIRYRGGDDRDAATTAMAETDRKHADDNNNNNKGKRDQKRAMAKRGLKSLTVAVAAPVLVMLFETYFLGGYGNRARSSSWIPPPWVLHATRLASSGLMGLAAWLVWVDGGFHKKPNALYLYLAQFTLCLLWGPVTFVLGSGLAGLVVWLGQSAALFRCYKAFNEISPVAGNLVKLCLAFTAFVAAVNVKLAIA, encoded by the coding sequence ATGGATTCTCAGGACATCAGGTACCGTGGCGGAGACGACAGAGACGCTGCAACCACCGCTATGGCCGAGACGGACAGGAAACACGCTgacgacaacaacaacaacaacaaaggcAAACGCGATCAAAAGAGGGCGATGGCCAAACGCGGTCTTAAATCGCTTACGGTGGCGGTTGCGGCTCCTGTGCTCGTGATGCTCTTCGAAACGTATTTCCTCGGCGGCTACGGCAATCGTGCACGTTCCTCGTCGTGGATCCCGCCTCCGTGGGTCCTACACGCGACTCGTCTGGCGTCGAGCGGTCTGATGGGCTTGGCTGCGTGGCTCGTATGGGTGGACGGTGGATTCCACAAGAAGCCGAATGCTCTGTATCTTTACTTGGCTCAGTTTACGCTTTGTTTGCTTTGGGGTCCGGTTACTTTTGTGCTCGGGTCAGGATTAGCCGGGCTTGTGGTGTGGTTGGGTCAATCTGCGGCCTTGTTCAGATGCTACAAGGCCTTTAATGAGATCAGTCCGGTCGCTGGTAATCTAGTAAAGCTGTGTTTGGCTTTTACTGCGTTCGTTGCTGCCGTGAATGTAAAGCTTGCAATCGCCTGA